From Bacteroidales bacterium, the proteins below share one genomic window:
- the gldD gene encoding gliding motility lipoprotein GldD, with the protein MLKKYLLPIFTFFIITNSCNRDYVPKPPGYLRIDFPEKKYIIYNTSCPYSFAYPEYAKIEQDTDFNTEPCWINIDFPQFNGKIHISYKTINNNINGYIEDSRKFVYKHTIRADAINEKIYSNNENNVHGILYDIKGNVASSVQFFMTDSTEHFIRGALYFNVRPNKDSLAPVINFIRKDIVKLIETLEWK; encoded by the coding sequence ATGCTAAAAAAATATCTGTTACCGATATTTACTTTTTTTATTATTACAAATTCGTGTAACAGAGATTATGTACCTAAACCCCCAGGGTATTTAAGAATTGATTTTCCTGAAAAAAAGTATATAATATATAATACATCTTGTCCGTATAGTTTTGCTTATCCTGAATATGCAAAAATTGAACAGGATACTGATTTTAATACTGAACCTTGCTGGATAAATATTGATTTTCCACAGTTTAATGGTAAAATACATATTAGCTATAAAACGATAAATAACAATATAAATGGTTATATTGAAGATTCCCGAAAATTTGTTTATAAACATACAATTAGAGCTGATGCAATTAATGAAAAAATATACTCAAATAATGAAAATAATGTTCATGGAATTCTTTATGATATTAAAGGGAATGTTGCATCTTCAGTACAATTCTTTATGACAGATAGTACCGAACACTTTATTCGGGGAGCTTTATATTTCAATGTTCGTCCAAATAAAGATTCTCTTGCTCCTGTAATTAATTTTATAAGAAAAGATATTGTCAAACTTATTGAAACCCTTGAATGGAAATAG